TAGGCAATAGCcctttggtgcatatatattggTATGATCCTGAATCAGTATATTAATTTAAATAGCATTACAATTTTTATTACAATAAGAGGCAAATAGGCATGGGCTATCcattagaaattaatatttctccaattatttcagtctgtttttatttctgttttatatttatattcatataattcctgtgaATTTCTTGGTAGATTGACttccaattattttatacattctgCAATTATTCTgaacagaatttttctttgtatttcttcctgTTGAATTGTGTTGATAATATACACAAATGTCAATGATTCATTGTCTATTCTGcaaatttcctaattttataaattgtttcaatttatttttagttgattcttcaGGGTCCTCTAAATAGACCatcctttgtaaaaataaaacaaaacaaaaaagaaacatgttacttttgtttcctctttgtctATCTTTAgtccctctatttctttttcttgtcttcgTCAAATGCTttggctagcatttctaacatcATGTTAAGTATTTCTAATAATAAtggacattttaattttatctctacTTGTCTTTAAAAGGCTTtcaatatgtttggaagaattgaacatgtttaacctatataccCTATGGATAGgggagagggatggaaggaagggagggtaaaaaatttggaacacaaggtttgtaagatgaatgttgaaaattatctttgcatatattttaaaaataaaaagctattattttttaaaagacttacaaacttttttatatgtttgttcttgattttagaaagatactGCTTATCGTGTTAGGGAAAAGTCAGTTTATTAttatgctttctatttttttaagcaGAAATAAGTGTTGGAATTTGTCAAAAACCCATGTCAGCAACTATTGATGTAATTATGTGGTTTTTATTTACTATTAATATTGTCTGCTATGttcattgtttttcttaatttgaacTAAACCTGAAATACTGGTGGAAATACAAGTTAGTCATGGTGTAGGATTtactaaaaatattattatagcgTATTTGCAAATATTACATTTATGGTAATGTTCATTAGGGATATTCTTATGtagttttctttatttgctttatcttcccctggtttaggtatcaagaTAGTATTTGTGTCATTGAAAAAGTTTGGAAGGGTTccctgtttttctatttttgtaatagtttcctttttctttcttttttttttccttcttcccttccttctccctccctttccctttcccctccctccctttccctttcccctccctcccttattcactctctgtctctctctttctctctctctctcctcccttccttccttcattccttttactttctcctggaatttgttttccttatcacCTTTCCTgacctccctctcccctctccttatACTCAGCTATTTCTCATTGCCCTTCATAACTTTGatccttcttacctttccagtcttcttataccttacttctGACCCACACCcttcaatccagtgacactggacTCATGGCTGTTCTACAAACAATCTCTTGGCTTTGGACATTTTCCCTATTTGTCCCCCTTCCTAGAATGTTCTCCATCCCAATCTCCACCTCCTTTaagtttcctttaagtcccaactagaattccattttctataggaagcctttttcAATCCTTCTTAATTTATCCCCTTTAATTATCTCCCattaattatctctttttttatcctctagatcaaagcttcttaaactgcaggtcatgaccccatatgattgatattttaaggattttaatttttatttaaatttaagtattttaattAAGATATTTAAGGATGTGATAGTTTAAGTATTGTTAtcctcattcaagaaaatgaagTTAGACAGATGAAGCAACCTGCACCATATCACGTAGTTTCTCATTACTCATTTCTATAAGGCTTTAAGATATAGAAAGATGTTTCCTGGCAGCAGTTCATCCTGTGAGAGAGAAAACTGAGCGTCAGGGACACTAAATGATTATTTGGGCTTCAGAAGAGAAGACTTGATGGAGGGATGATCACTACCTCCAACCTAATGGAAGATCAGGTTTATCCTGATTGGTCCCAAAAGGCAGAAGTGGGACCACTTGGTAGAAGTTACTGAGAGGTAGATTTAAGCTTGCTGTCAGGAAAAACTTAACAATTAAAGTTGTCCctaagtgggtgcccatcagttggagaatggttggataagttgtggtatatgaatgctgtggaatattattgttctgtaagaactgaccagcagaatgatttcagaaaggcctagagagacttacaggaactgatgctgagtgaaatgagcaggagtaggagatcattatacatggcaacaacaatactgtatgatgatcaattctgatggacgtggttctcttcaacaatgagatgattcagatcagttccacttgttcagttatgaagagagccatctatttCCAGAGAAAGGATCGTGGGAACACAGTGTGGAACACAATTCTCTCTGTTATactttgcttgcattgtgttttctttctcaatttttcttttcattactacttatctgatttttcttgtgcagaaagataactatatgtatggacatgtatagatatattggacttaacatatattttaacatatttaacacatattggactacctgccagctaggggaggggagggaagaaggggaaattttggaacagaaggttttgcaagggtaaatgctgaaaaactacccatgcatatgttttgtaaataaaaagctttcatttaaaaaaaaaaaaaaaaaaaaaaaaaaacagttaaagtTGTCCAAAAGGAAATTGGACTACCTTGAAAGATGATGGACTTTACTCCTTTGAAGTCTTCAAGAGAATGCTATGTGACCTtgatgaatgcttgttgattgttaAATGGGGAATTCTTCTCAAGAAAAGGTCTGATGATGACCTCTGCAAGGCCTTGCTTTTGTGAACTTGTCCCTAGTTATACAACCAGTACATGTCAGAGACCTTAGGGCTGGGCTGAGCTGGGCAGGGCCCTGTGAGTTCAGCCATGTGCAAGGGTGGAGAATTGGAGCCCTCTGAGCTGGGGCCTCTCTAGGCCTCTTTGGTCTCCCCCTACACTGAGGGACCAATGGGAGCTGGGGCTGGGTGGAGATGGCAGAGGTCCAATTCTGAGTCACTTCCCTGGCCTGGAGCACTGATTACACTGGTCCTGGCTCAGAAGTCACTCTCCACACCTCCTCCCCCCATCTCCCAGTTTTCCTTGTGGCTTTGGACAAATGGGAGGTAATGTATCTGTCTGCCCTTCCTGACTGCCAAGGTGAGCCAAGGGCACTGCCATAGCCATCTCAAAAACCAGAGAATCATAGGATAGAGGGGCAATAGAAATTGGAGAACATTTGGTTccatcacttcattttacagatggaaaattgAGACCCAAGATAAGAAAAGACATCATCCTCAACTCTCACAGTGAGAGAATAATGGTTTAGTATTTGGCAATGATGAGTTCACTTGTGGGTTCTGCTGCTCATTTGCCTGTGTTCCCCTGGACAAGTCCATTTTGCTCTCTGGACCTGTTTTCCACATATAAAACGagaggggttggactagataatctctaaagtctccCCTAAGAACTATAGGGCTGGGATTTCCCTCAGTTTTGCCAcatataaaatgaggggagttggattagatggtctctaaagttTCCCCTAAGAagtataggaaaagaaaagaacaaacaaaaattaaaaagaattataagGCTGGgatttccctcagttttcccatatataaaatgaagggggttggactagatggtctctacaGTCTCCCCTAAGAACCATAGGGCTgggatttcctttttatttcctaagTCTGTTGTATTTTCTACTCCTGctcattcctccttccctctgccaGTAGGGGGAGCTCCAACGTTAGTTCATGAGATGGTGGTAAGGTGATAGAGGTGGAAATCACCTGTgacatggacaagtcacttcacctctaagcctcagtttcctgacctgcaaaatggggataataatccttAAACCATTTATCTCCCAATGTTGTGAAGAGAACCTTCTCTCGAAGCTCTACTCCTGTTCATCAGAACTAGCAACAGTCTCTTTTCATTTTGGAGATACTTCAGTTCCTGTAGACTCTTCCAATGATAGGTGAGTTCCTGCCCGGGACCATCAGCATCCTGTCTGGCCTCCAGCACCACAACTCTCATGATGGGGAGAGTCATGGAGACAGAGTGGAGACAGCCAGGGGTCATGGAGACAGCTAGGGGTCAGATCAACTTTGGACAAATGCCCATAGGACAATGCTGTGCCATTGATTCCCTTTGTGACTTTAagctctggacttcagttttcttccCTCTTAAAAGAATGAGTtggatctctaaagtcccttctaataAACAACACCCCATAAACTATTTAGTGCTTTGCAAACGCCACTGAATTTTTGCAGGATTATACATTTatagctggaagaaatcttaaaagtcgagtccaattcccttatttacagatgaggaaactcaggctgagttaactgacttacccagggtcacacagtaaatacCTGGAGGTATTAAAATGCTCATCTTCCATCACTGTATCTAGTTGCCTCAGTTACATGAGAGGTTACTGTTTTATCAGTAACACAACTTGGGGTGAATTTTTATTCTGATATGAATGTCCAAAAAGACAGAGATGTGTTTGGAGCCAGCTTGAACCAGCAGGCCCCTTGGCTAAATGTTTAGTGTTAACATTTAGTATGCATCCAAAATGAGAAAGTACTATAAATCAAGGctttattcttttgttgattgtctagacatAAGAAAGTGATGATGAAAATGTGAATGATGCAAATTAATCTTAAAAGTGACTGTACATatatctccttcctcctttctccccatcccaacCCAGAACAACAATGGAAATGCCCCAGATGACATTGAAGGGCTTAGCCAATGGGTGGGGAAGGGATTTGGGGGTGAGAAAAAGGGAACTTTTCTTATATCCTTGAAATCACCCAATCAAGGATGATAATGAAGGAAGAATCATAGCTTACATTCTTTTCATGTACATAGTGATTcaaggtttataaagcatttcacattcattatctcattggGACCCTCACAATAAATctatgaggtagatactattattattcccattttgcagatactGCTGTTGAGGTAGGCTTAAATAATTTAGCCAGgctcatacaactaataaatttcTAGAGTTGGAATAGACTGACTTCTTTCTGGCCCCAAGTTCCAGTTTTACATTCATTATCATGTTTCCTTCCCACAGTTTGTTTTCAGAGGCCCCCATGACAGCTTCAGTCCTCCAGATAGCATCTACCCAGCTCAATCTCTTCCCAACAAAATGGACTAATAAGACTAGAGAGACTGAGGCAGTCTTGTGTAGTAGAAAAGGTACAGGACTAAAAATCTGGAATTACTACAATGAAactcttccagttttcccacttcctagctatgtaacctaAGATAGACCCCTTCCAAATCAGACATTCTTTCGATATTTCTATAGTCAAGttcattttctgtttctatattGCCAGAGCCAGGTGATTAAATACTCGTTGATTGATTTAAAtgttaaagagaaagagagttctggagtcagaaacaaCTGAATTCAAAGCCTGCCTCTGACATACACGACTGGACAAATCTCTCATCTTAACTTCCCTCATCTGAAAACTGGGATTAATagtagtacctacttcccagggttgtaaTGATCCAATGAGGTAATATCAAGAGTATTGCAGATCTTAAAAACCtagataaatgttagctattattatcattctagACTTGAAGCTATCCTAGCACAGAAGCCAGATCGCACCATTTTTAATTAGCTTCAATGTGTTTCAGCACACAATAGATGTGAGTATTCCTTGTTTgttggatgaataaataaataaactcatgAGAATTGCTGAATGAACACAATATGTGAAGGGAGTTAGATTTACTATTAACCAAGACAGTCACTTTCTATGGATCTGGGTCCCTGGATAATATCTGTGAGGACCAGAAAGTTAGCAATCCTGCCTAAAATTCCTAACTCTgaacacttagtagttgtgtgatttggggcagaTCCCCCCTCTAAACATTTTtctgtctatccatctctctcttgcACATGCACAAGTCACAAGAGTGCCTTGAACACCTTTGCCTTGACAGCCCCCCAAACTGTAAATGGTTTTCCCCTTCAAAACCTGCTGCTCCTGTGAAgccctgattttttttcaagtccCACCTTCTTCATGAAGTCTTTCTCCCAGCATTCAGTGCCCTCTGTCCCCAAAGCTATGTTGcatttactttgtaaatattctacaaattctttatatatgcatacatatgctatatatttgttttatactcAGCATTTATATAGGGCCCACTAAGCATTGTGTTAAGAAACAATCTCACAACTGCCATGGaaggttttttgctttttgatgtcttttgattccagcttaaattgaattgaattgcccAGGTGTTCACAGAAGATGAACAAGTCTAGAAAAGTCTCTAGAagctggagatttttttctttggaggGCTAATATGCAGAATGAAGTGTGGAGAGATCCGATCTGGAGGCCATCCCTGTGCTGATGAGAGCATTATTCCCCCAAAGGAAGGACCGTCTGTACTGAATGCCTTACACGCCTTCGACGTGTTTTCTTCAATGCTAGTTGTTAGACTAAGGCTCACCTCTGGGACTTTGGACAGATCCCTTTCTCTGGTCCTCATTCTCCCCCGCATGTAGATGAGAGATCTTAACTCTTttatctctaaggtttcttccagcccTGAATTATTTGCTCTTTTCTGAGGTTGTGAGGTCCTTTCACTTGGAGTGAGGGACACATGTAAGTTATTATCATCTAGGGGCCGCTCGTTGGGGGATCGGGGGTTGTAGAtagttcctactatgtgtcagcgAAGCACAATTTGATGGCCGAATAACAGCCACTATAGACACGCGTTGGCGGAATTTCGCTTCCTTTCTCTGTTCAGAGATGCGAGCCTTTGAGAAAGTAAGAAACCCGAGTCTGCAGCCCACCCCCAAGCCTGAGTTACAGGGGGCCCCCAGGAAACCCACATTCCGGGAGGCCTGGGCGTCCTGGCCCCAAGTTTCCGGGTTCTATAATTGCGTGCAGGGCTCTGCCAATCAGCAGGCTGCCTGCCAGGGGCCCAGCAGGCCGGCCGGCAAGCCTGGGCCTCtgttccccaccccaccccccaccttaggggctgggggtggggtggtCCACTAGGAAGCGCGCCCCCAGCGCTTTACGTCAGTGGGGTGTACTTTCCCCGCCCTGCCCACAGCCAGATGTCCCAACTCCAGATCGGTTCTCCCTCTCGGGGGCCTCAGAGCAAATGCTGCTCTCCCAGAATCCCGGAGCTCCCACTTGCCAGAAGGTGCTGGTCCAGCACCAGTCTGACCCCTCCGAGTCCCTGGGCCGGAGCAGGGACGGGAGAGGGGGAGAGGCTGTGGCCCGGGGACCAGAggggaggagagatggagaggcCCCTCCCCAAAAGAAGTAGGCGGAGCCTGAGCCCGTGGTAACAATACTTTACTGAACAGAAGGTCAGAGTACAGTATTACATACTGGAATGTGGAGTAATAgcaaaaggagggaaggggggcaGATGGGGGGATGAgggttttttcttaaaaaaaaagaaaacaacaacaacaacaacccaccCACCACGTTGTTCCCGGTATAAACATAAATAGGGCAATTCGAACacttcaaacaaaaaaaatagcttGAAATTCTGTAAGTGTCACATTTACACTTTGTACAAAGGGGGCAGGAGGGAGACTCGGGTTTGTGCAAACCGGACACACgataggggagggggagaggcgGCGTAGAAAAAGGGGCGGACGGACTGACTAGACGGTGGTGGCCCAAGCAGCTCCTGGGGCTTGTAAACAGGGGGCGGGGAGGCCCCCAGCAGCGAGAGCCCGGGGACGGGGGGCGCTCTCCCACGCTCAGCCCTCCCTGGCTGGAAGCTTGTCTGGCCGGTGCGTGCCACGGCCCCCTCTCGGCTAGTCCCGCAACCCCAAGTCCAGGCTCCCGAAGTTTGCCCTCCCCTCGCGTTTCCTGCAAGGCCCAATGTCGCCGCTCGGTATCCACCGCAGTCCGCCCGGAGGCCACTCTGGATCGGACCTGGAGGGAGCCTGAAGCTGGCGGTCTCAGCAGCGGGGGCCCGCGGGGCTGCGTGCGCGCGGGCTGCCAGAACAGAGGGACCTCCAGTAAGGCATGCGCCCCAAGGACTAGTTCTAACCCCGAGCCAGGCGCCCGGGGTCTGTCGGAGGGTCCCGGCCCCAGGGGGTGAGAGGATGGCCAAAAGAGAGGGGTCGGCCGGGCCAGGCATGCGCCCTACGGGGCAGTCCCGGGAGAGGCGTCAGAGCCGTCCGAGAGTCCGGTCCCGGCCCCCGAGGGTCAGGGGAGAGAAGCAGCCGAGCATGCGCCCTGAGGGAGAAGCAGTCCCGCGCGGACTCCCGAACTCCCCAGTCAGTGGGTGGACAGCCCGGGCCGGGCCCCGGGCCTCGGGAAGCTTAGGCTCTCGGCCGCCTCAGTACGCGGGCACCTGGTGTTGGGGCAGGAGCTGGCAGCCGCTGTTGACGTGACTGAGCACCTTCTGCTTGAGCTGCGCCACCTGTTCGCGGAGAAGGTTGGCCGTGGACGCCAGCTCCGTGTTCTGGCTCTTGAGGCTCTTCACCTTCTCCTCGAGCCGCGAGATCCGCTCTAGCTTCCGCTTGCGGCACTTGGAGGCCGCGATGCGGTTCCGCAGCCGCTTGCGCTCCGCCTTGATGCGCTCCTGGGTGTCCATGTCGATGGGTGACAGCGGCGGGCTCTCGCCGAAGCTGGGCACGTCGGGCACGATCTGCGGCTCGTCCTTGAGAGCCTGGAGCCGGGGGTGCGGCTGCGGGGGGCCGGGGCCGGGCCCGGGTCCCAGGCCGGCGGGCGGCGGCGGGTAAGGCACCGTCTCCGTGCTGTAGTTGACCGTGGTGCCCCCCAGCGCGCTCGCCGAGCCCGTGTAGCTGCTCAGGTTGGCGTAGACCGGCGGCTCGGGCTGCGCCAGGGACGCGGCGGCCGCGGGCCCCGCGCTCAGCTCCACGCCCGCCCCGCCTGGCGTGGGCGCACAGCCGCCCGCGGCCCCCGCCGGCCCCCCGGCCCCGGCCGGCCCCGCgccgcccccgccgccgccgccgccggcgCCGCTCAGCTGGTTCTGCTTGTGCAGGTCCTCCAGGGCCTTGACGAAGCCCTCGGCGAACTCCTGCTCCTCGCTGGCCGCCACCTTGGGGTACAGGAACTGGCTGCTGGTGGGGGTCGTGGTCACCAGCCCGTTGGACTGGATGATCAGGCGCTCGAGCTCCGGGGACGCCAGCTTCAGCAGGCCCAGGTCCGGCGACGTGAGCAGCCCTTCGGCGGCGGCCGAGGCTCCGGCCCCGGAGCCCGCCCCGCCGCCCGccccgccgctgccgccgccgccgtccCCGCGCAGGTGGTGGGCGCCgtggggcggcggcggcggggcgGCCTTCAGGGTGGCCACCACCTGATCGCTGAGGTTCAGGGTGAGGCCGTCCTTCTTCATCATGCTGCCGCCGCCGGCAGCGAAGGGAGACGCGGCCGGGGGGAAGAGGCGGCCGGAGGAGGCGAAGCCGCCaccgccaccgccgccgccgccgctagTGCTGGTGCTGCTGCCGCCGCTCAAGCTGCTTAACACATCATCATGGTAGAAGGGTGTTTCCATTCTCTCACCTCCTCCCCCGCAGCGGCCCCGGGGAGGGGGgagtgggaggggggaaggggcgggccggaggaggggaggaggagcgGCCCCGGGGGGGAGGGACGGGGGCGGAGGGAGGGGAAgcgagaagggaggaggggagcgggcgggggaggggggctggCAGCCGCTTCCCCCCCGAGGGGGAGGGGGACTGGGGGAGGAATCGCTCGGTCGGTTCCCCCACCCCGAGACACGCTTCCTCGCAGCGGCTGCGCTCTAGTCGCCGCAGCCCCTCCCCGGAATTGGACTGGCTGCTCGGTGGGCAGAGCGGCGGGCGACCCTCCCCACGGTTctcgcgcgcgcgcgcgcgtggGCCTTAGCTTTATCCCTGTCCCCGCCTACGCCCACCCCCCACCTTCTCGGGAGCTTGGGTTCGGGAGGCCTTTGCCCGCGCAGCCCCCAGCTCCGGCATCTTATACCCTCGGCCAGCCACGATGAGCTCACTTCGCCCGCTCCCCATTGGATGCAGATGACGTCTCCCCCAAGCCCCCCCTCATTTACATAGAGGGCAGGGCAGCTGGCCACCCCCCTTCGCGGCCTCCCTCTCCAGCCTCTCCGACCCACCCCCCCATCCTCGCCCAGCTCCGGTTGTCCCGGAGACGCTCTGTAAACTGCACAACAGCGCGCGGCCTTGTGGGTTGATGTCATGGGGGCGGGGCCCcccggggagggagggagaaaagaagggggtACGGTCACGTGGTATTTTCTGGAGCGGAGCTGGCCTCGGCTCCGAGCACGTCAGGCCCTATTTATAGGCACAAAGGGAGTCGCTCCGAGCTGGACCCCAGAGCCCCTCCTCGGACTGGCTCTGGGACCGCCCCTAACACCACCCACAGAACGTCACCCTTGGGGCACCCCACCCGCAGTGGCGTGATGTCCCCTGGCGCTCTGGAGTCTATCCTGGGCCAGCCACGTCTGGGCCCCCCCCACAATATCCACACCTTCCTGGGCTCCCATCCAGCCGGCCCCAGCCCCCGGAGCATCACCCCCTCCCCATCATCTCCGGGGCGGGACTGCGGGGCAGTGCCCATGGAGCCTCTGGCCTTCCGTATCTTAGCTTAGAGGTTCTTACCTTGGCGTCCAGACCCTAAAAGGGTCCTTGAACGtctatgggaaaaaaatattttttcaataatttctaactgaaatttgGCATCTTTCCATCCAGAAAATGGGTGACAAACGTCCGAGAAGGGGTCACCGTATAGACACCAAAAAGTAAAGACTCCCGGCCTTTCTGGACTGGCACCTCCAGCCAAGCGCCGTCGGGCTCGGGGAGGAGATGGCTCGGAGCTCTATCATAAGGAGCTGCTAGGGCGCCCCTGACTGCACCGACAACGCGAAAGCCGAGTCAACATGGGGCAGCTGGTTATTATTATGctgtattattatcatcatcattatggtGGGAGGTGAGAGGAGCCACCCCACAGCCAGCGGAGAAAAGGAGGGGGTTGGGGTACCGGGAAAGTGGCGTTAGCCCTTGGCCCAGGGGGCCTCCTCCCCTTACCTTATACCAGGCAAGGGAACCGAAACCAGCCCCGTGGGAGGTATGGAGAAAGCCAGGCTCAGTGGGAGCCGTGAGGGGCCCCCAGGCTAGCCAGGTGGAGCCCAAGGCCTGGCATGGAGAGCAGACACTGCCCAGCCCCCAGCTGCCACAGCTCCACCGAGCTGGTTGCTCTGGCTAAGGCAGGTCTCCCTGTCAGGGGCCCTGGGGCAGACAGCTTGGCTGCCATCAATGAGAAGTGGGGCTGGGCAAGGGGGCACCAGCAGAGATGTCTCCACAGAGGGGCTGCTGGCCGCCGTGCCCGGCTCCACAGCGCCTCAGCCCCCACTCCACTCCCTGTCCTGGCCCGGCCCCAGCCCCTAGGGCCAAGCCCATCTGGATCCTGGCAGCTGGCACCAGGCTGGGACACTGTGAAC
This sequence is a window from Sminthopsis crassicaudata isolate SCR6 chromosome 1, ASM4859323v1, whole genome shotgun sequence. Protein-coding genes within it:
- the JUND gene encoding transcription factor JunD, coding for METPFYHDDVLSSLSGGSSTSTSGGGGGGGGGFASSGRLFPPAASPFAAGGGSMMKKDGLTLNLSDQVVATLKAAPPPPPHGAHHLRGDGGGGSGGAGGGAGSGAGASAAAEGLLTSPDLGLLKLASPELERLIIQSNGLVTTTPTSSQFLYPKVAASEEQEFAEGFVKALEDLHKQNQLSGAGGGGGGGGAGPAGAGGPAGAAGGCAPTPGGAGVELSAGPAAAASLAQPEPPVYANLSSYTGSASALGGTTVNYSTETVPYPPPPAGLGPGPGPGPPQPHPRLQALKDEPQIVPDVPSFGESPPLSPIDMDTQERIKAERKRLRNRIAASKCRKRKLERISRLEEKVKSLKSQNTELASTANLLREQVAQLKQKVLSHVNSGCQLLPQHQVPAY